The following proteins come from a genomic window of Lolium rigidum isolate FL_2022 chromosome 5, APGP_CSIRO_Lrig_0.1, whole genome shotgun sequence:
- the LOC124653906 gene encoding cyclin-J18-like isoform X1, whose amino-acid sequence MGFCGARSGRAVRSWLVEPLRDSNLQLFALVAVWIASKIHEMRPLAVKSLKALSDRIIADQHFTCRDFADAELVFMEVLDYNIGCTKIAFIHLEELLIQFREISKLGDLVNMDVCMEILDILYETEDISWLFNFACPLAASTLVTAYVISVPKQKWEFPIIPWVQFTTSYAEEEILKIVMTILMHVIKPDEIKEKNKRDFSM is encoded by the exons ATGGGGTTCTGCGGCGCACGAAGCGGCCGAGCCGTCAGGTCCTGGCTGGTCGAGCCCCTCAGGGACAGCAATCTGCAGCTCTTCGCCCTCGTCGCCGTGTGGATCGCCAGCAAG ATCCATGAGATGAGACCACTGGCAGTGAAGAGCCTCAAGGCGCTCAGCGACCGCATCATCGCCGACCAGCATTTCACGTGCCGTGATTTCGCTGACGCC GAGCTGGTGTTCATGGAG GTATTGGATTACAACATTGGATGCACAAAAATTGCTTTCATACACTTGGAAGAGCTCCTCATTCAGTTCAG GGAAATATCAAAGTTAGGTGATCTTGTCAATATGGATGTGTGCATGGAAATCTTGGATATTCTGTATGAgactgaagatatctcatggcttTTTAACTTTGCCTGTCCACTGGCTGCTTCGACTCTT GTTACTGCGTACGTTATCTCAGTTCCTAAGCAGAAATGGGAGTTTCCAATAATTCCCTGGG TCCAGTTCACTACTTCGTATGCTGAAGAAGAGATCTTGAAGATTGTTATGACAATTCTCATGCATGTGATCAAACCGGATGAAATCAaagagaagaacaagagagatttcagtatgTGA
- the LOC124653906 gene encoding cyclin-J18-like isoform X2, with protein MGFCGARSGRAVRSWLVEPLRDSNLQLFALVAVWIASKIHEMRPLAVKSLKALSDRIIADQHFTCRDFADAELVFMEVLDYNIGCTKIAFIHLEELLIQEISKLGDLVNMDVCMEILDILYETEDISWLFNFACPLAASTLVTAYVISVPKQKWEFPIIPWVQFTTSYAEEEILKIVMTILMHVIKPDEIKEKNKRDFSM; from the exons ATGGGGTTCTGCGGCGCACGAAGCGGCCGAGCCGTCAGGTCCTGGCTGGTCGAGCCCCTCAGGGACAGCAATCTGCAGCTCTTCGCCCTCGTCGCCGTGTGGATCGCCAGCAAG ATCCATGAGATGAGACCACTGGCAGTGAAGAGCCTCAAGGCGCTCAGCGACCGCATCATCGCCGACCAGCATTTCACGTGCCGTGATTTCGCTGACGCC GAGCTGGTGTTCATGGAG GTATTGGATTACAACATTGGATGCACAAAAATTGCTTTCATACACTTGGAAGAGCTCCTCATTCA GGAAATATCAAAGTTAGGTGATCTTGTCAATATGGATGTGTGCATGGAAATCTTGGATATTCTGTATGAgactgaagatatctcatggcttTTTAACTTTGCCTGTCCACTGGCTGCTTCGACTCTT GTTACTGCGTACGTTATCTCAGTTCCTAAGCAGAAATGGGAGTTTCCAATAATTCCCTGGG TCCAGTTCACTACTTCGTATGCTGAAGAAGAGATCTTGAAGATTGTTATGACAATTCTCATGCATGTGATCAAACCGGATGAAATCAaagagaagaacaagagagatttcagtatgTGA